A part of Terriglobales bacterium genomic DNA contains:
- a CDS encoding PilZ domain-containing protein translates to MATFATKVEQRTSRRFALKLPVSVRCDNGHVEEVSAETRDVSAQGVFFYTGSNLAQGTKVEFTLTLPPEITLTESIRVRCRGRVVRIDEEPPRVGVAAIIEQYDFVPETADA, encoded by the coding sequence ATGGCGACATTTGCAACTAAAGTTGAGCAAAGAACCAGCCGCCGCTTTGCCCTCAAGCTGCCGGTATCGGTCCGTTGTGATAATGGGCACGTCGAGGAAGTTTCGGCGGAAACGCGCGATGTAAGCGCTCAAGGCGTGTTTTTTTATACTGGCTCGAACCTTGCGCAAGGAACAAAAGTGGAGTTCACGCTCACCCTGCCGCCTGAGATCACGCTTACGGAAAGCATCCGGGTTCGTTGCCGCGGCCGCGTGGTTCGCATCGACGAGGAGCCGCCTCGGGTGGGAGTAGCTGCGATAATTGAGCAGTATGATTTCGTGCCGGAGACAGCCGACGCGTAA
- a CDS encoding ATP-binding protein, whose translation AELRQVFTNLIVNAVEAMPSGGGLRVHIRRTRQSGAMGRDGVVVSLLDTGTGIPKDVRKRIFEPFFSTKGEKGSGVGLWVSSGIVDRHYGTIRVHSDSRPGRSYTCFQVFLPERQSQVVSVRPAAAATDRTQAERQPEAA comes from the coding sequence CTGCTGAGCTGCGCCAGGTATTCACCAATTTGATTGTGAATGCGGTGGAGGCGATGCCGTCAGGTGGAGGGCTGCGTGTGCACATCCGGCGGACCCGACAGTCGGGTGCTATGGGACGCGACGGCGTAGTTGTCTCGCTGCTCGATACCGGAACGGGAATTCCCAAAGATGTGCGCAAGCGCATCTTTGAGCCTTTCTTCAGCACGAAGGGAGAGAAGGGAAGCGGCGTAGGTCTTTGGGTGAGCAGCGGAATCGTCGATCGCCACTATGGCACGATTCGCGTCCACAGCGATTCGCGTCCTGGTCGCAGCTATACCTGCTTTCAGGTATTTCTGCCTGAGAGACAAAGTCAGGTCGTCTCTGTACGACCCGCAGCCGCCGCCACTGATAGGACGCAAGCCGAACGGCAGCCCGAAGCTGCGTAA